From Flavobacterium arcticum, the proteins below share one genomic window:
- a CDS encoding putative periplasmic lipoprotein — MKKIFLFLLGVISLTSCSNDIQESVTYDDTSIITNSVNQEQLMLKSASVDSVLKQLYIDMINSQSYIDYDTARVAFYDKLGYDIPDSEMDLGNKMLGWIQSNITQTGFLNYQEAVDKHEDVVALGIAAIQANYSFYKYLAGAAPNVLAPILDELQPIPTLCSGCVKTYNNCVGIANSEYGAAMQQASQSFINGGGSYDVGNYLEYHRTIEKAYYSRDRSVKMCAMHFKSCCEAA; from the coding sequence ATGAAAAAAATATTTTTATTTCTGCTAGGCGTTATTTCCCTAACATCATGTTCAAACGACATACAAGAATCTGTTACGTACGATGATACGTCTATAATTACAAATTCAGTAAACCAAGAACAATTAATGCTAAAAAGTGCATCAGTTGATTCTGTTTTAAAACAACTCTATATCGATATGATAAATTCTCAAAGTTATATTGATTATGATACTGCAAGAGTTGCTTTTTATGATAAATTAGGTTATGATATTCCTGATAGTGAAATGGATTTAGGAAACAAAATGCTTGGTTGGATTCAGAGTAATATTACACAAACAGGTTTTCTGAACTATCAAGAGGCGGTAGATAAACATGAAGATGTAGTAGCATTAGGTATTGCAGCAATACAGGCTAATTATAGTTTTTATAAATACTTAGCTGGTGCTGCACCGAATGTACTAGCCCCTATATTGGATGAGTTGCAACCTATACCTACTCTTTGTAGTGGGTGTGTAAAGACATATAATAATTGTGTAGGTATAGCCAACAGTGAATATGGAGCTGCTATGCAGCAAGCGAGTCAAAGCTTTATTAATGGAGGAGGGAGCTATGATGTGGGTAATTATCTAGAATATCACCGTACTATAGAAAAAGCTTATTATAGTAGAGATAGGTCTGTTAAAATGTGTGCAATGCATTTTAAGTCATGTTGTGAAGCGGCATAA
- a CDS encoding alpha/beta fold hydrolase, with the protein MQLAYKNTTINYTDTGKGTAVVLLHGFLENQTMWNAFVPELSKKHRVITLDLLGHGQTGCIGYIHSMEDMADTVHAVLQELRIRKVILVGHSMGGYVALAFGELYPDMVKGIVLQNSTARPDSDERKKNRDRAIQAVKRDHTSFVRLAIANLFSEENRERLLPEIEALRSQALKTPVQGIVAALEGMKVRNDREVLLHFGPYPIMLVLGKKDQGLPYDEHANQVEGTNVTLVTYLDGHMSHIENRDDYLKQLLQFIKQC; encoded by the coding sequence TTGCAACTCGCTTACAAAAACACAACCATCAACTATACCGATACAGGTAAAGGCACCGCCGTAGTGCTACTACATGGCTTTCTAGAAAACCAAACCATGTGGAATGCCTTTGTACCCGAACTCAGCAAAAAACACCGCGTTATAACCCTCGATCTGTTGGGTCATGGGCAAACGGGCTGCATTGGCTACATCCACAGTATGGAAGACATGGCAGATACCGTACATGCCGTGTTGCAAGAACTACGCATCCGTAAAGTAATACTAGTGGGGCACTCTATGGGCGGTTATGTGGCGTTAGCTTTTGGCGAGCTATACCCCGATATGGTAAAAGGTATCGTACTACAAAACTCTACCGCACGCCCCGACAGCGACGAGCGTAAAAAGAACCGCGACCGTGCTATACAAGCCGTAAAGCGCGACCACACCAGCTTTGTGCGCCTTGCTATAGCCAATCTATTTAGTGAAGAAAACAGAGAGCGACTGCTCCCCGAAATTGAAGCACTACGCAGCCAAGCACTTAAAACACCTGTGCAAGGTATTGTAGCAGCCCTCGAAGGGATGAAAGTGCGCAACGACCGCGAAGTACTACTGCATTTTGGTCCTTATCCTATTATGCTAGTATTGGGCAAAAAAGACCAAGGGTTGCCCTATGACGAACACGCCAACCAAGTAGAAGGCACTAACGTAACCCTAGTTACTTACCTCGACGGACACATGAGCCATATAGAAAACCGCGACGATTACTTAAAGCAACTATTACAGTTTATTAAGCAGTGTTAG
- a CDS encoding leucine-rich repeat domain-containing protein, with amino-acid sequence MKQTLLLFIAFLSVTIVKAEDFIQDGIAYNIIDATTVEVTSKEGGYIGDIIIPGTVTNADVTYNVTGIGSSAFSYCHDLLSIDMPESITTIADGAFLACSGLTSIVIPDGVTSIGYLFYNCTSLTSVILPEGLTSIEYGAFLQCESLTSIFIPEGVISIGNRAFSDCTSLTFLVVPEGTTTIGNRAFSNCTSLTSVSLPSSITSIEENTFYNCTGLTSIIIPENITSIGNNAFEKCSNITSVIMSQSVTTIGDSAFLNCTSLSDINLPESLTDIGSRAFSYCESLTSINLPEDVTNIGSAAFSHCISLVSIVVPDGVTVINNFVFSSCISLTSIIFPENLSTIGSNAVSGCGNLTFIDIPQSTTIIGGAAFSGCGNLTSITIPENVTSIGDSAFSSCLGLTSVSLPESLNSIGDYAFQYCENLTSMFIPEGVLTIGNRAFSGCTGLTSVDIPQSITSIGGNAFWSCMGLTSVTVHRWNPPTIASNAFQNVDVSQIPLFVPEGRESAYYIAPVWKNFGSFNGMILGTETDSLESDIEVYPNPVQDVLCIKENTTTAIQQVNIFDIQGKEIMATTGNNINVSGLQKGLYILQIETEKGTVTKKFIKE; translated from the coding sequence ATGAAACAAACATTACTATTATTTATTGCTTTTTTGAGTGTAACTATTGTAAAAGCAGAGGATTTCATTCAAGATGGTATAGCCTATAATATAATTGATGCGACTACTGTAGAGGTAACCTCTAAGGAAGGCGGATATATTGGAGATATAATTATACCTGGCACAGTTACTAATGCGGATGTTACTTATAATGTAACAGGTATTGGTTCTTCGGCATTTTCTTACTGTCATGACTTACTATCTATCGATATGCCTGAAAGTATAACTACTATTGCAGATGGGGCTTTTTTAGCTTGTTCGGGGTTAACTTCTATAGTTATACCTGATGGAGTAACTAGTATAGGTTATCTTTTTTATAATTGTACTAGTTTGACCTCCGTGATTTTGCCTGAAGGTTTGACGAGTATTGAATATGGAGCATTTTTACAATGTGAAAGTTTAACATCTATATTTATACCGGAAGGTGTGATCAGTATAGGAAATAGAGCATTCTCAGATTGTACAAGTCTAACATTTTTGGTTGTGCCAGAAGGTACTACGACTATTGGAAATCGCGCATTTTCTAACTGTACTAGTTTAACATCTGTAAGTTTGCCTAGCTCAATTACCAGTATTGAAGAGAATACATTTTATAACTGTACAGGTTTAACATCCATAATTATACCGGAGAATATTACTAGTATTGGAAATAATGCTTTTGAAAAATGTAGCAACATAACATCTGTAATTATGTCACAGAGTGTTACTACTATTGGAGATAGTGCGTTTTTAAATTGTACAAGTTTATCGGATATAAATTTACCTGAGAGTTTGACCGATATTGGAAGTAGAGCGTTTTCATACTGCGAAAGTTTAACATCTATAAATCTCCCGGAAGATGTAACTAATATAGGGAGTGCTGCGTTTTCTCATTGTATAAGTTTAGTGTCTATAGTTGTGCCAGATGGTGTTACTGTTATCAATAATTTTGTGTTTTCTAGCTGTATTAGTTTAACATCTATAATTTTTCCTGAAAACTTAAGTACTATTGGTAGTAATGCTGTTTCGGGTTGTGGAAACTTAACATTTATAGATATACCTCAAAGTACAACTATTATTGGAGGGGCCGCATTCTCAGGTTGTGGAAACTTAACATCTATAACTATTCCTGAAAATGTAACGTCTATTGGAGACTCAGCATTTAGTTCTTGTCTTGGTCTAACATCTGTAAGCTTGCCGGAAAGCTTAAATAGTATTGGTGATTATGCTTTTCAATACTGTGAAAATTTAACATCTATGTTTATACCAGAGGGTGTACTCACTATTGGAAATAGAGCATTCTCAGGTTGTACGGGTTTAACATCTGTAGATATACCTCAAAGTATAACTAGTATTGGAGGAAATGCATTTTGGAGTTGTATGGGTTTAACATCTGTAACTGTACATAGATGGAATCCACCAACGATAGCTTCAAATGCTTTTCAGAATGTAGATGTTTCTCAAATACCTCTGTTTGTACCTGAGGGTCGTGAGTCGGCTTATTATATAGCTCCAGTATGGAAAAATTTTGGCAGTTTTAACGGAATGATTTTAGGAACTGAAACAGATAGTTTAGAATCAGATATTGAAGTATATCCAAATCCTGTACAGGATGTTTTGTGCATAAAAGAAAACACTACTACAGCTATACAGCAGGTTAACATTTTTGATATTCAAGGAAAAGAAATTATGGCAACTACAGGTAACAACATAAATGTATCAGGTTTACAAAAAGGTTTGTATATCCTTCAAATAGAAACTGAGAAAGGAACAGTTACTAAAAAGTTTATTAAAGAATAA
- a CDS encoding DUF305 domain-containing protein has protein sequence MKTSYLKFLLMMVVSFVIMYAVMFLNVFQTDHIYLSTTRTYMTFLMVCPMAISMMLFMWKMYPNKKVNYGIIGGSAALFFICLFGLRQQIPVQDEQWMKAMIPHHSSAILTSTRANISDPEARKLATDIIETQKKEIAEMKAILKRLEAEEE, from the coding sequence ATGAAAACTTCTTACTTAAAATTTCTCCTGATGATGGTAGTATCGTTTGTTATAATGTATGCCGTTATGTTCCTGAATGTATTTCAAACCGACCATATTTACCTCAGCACCACCCGAACTTACATGACTTTCCTGATGGTATGCCCAATGGCAATATCCATGATGCTCTTTATGTGGAAAATGTATCCTAACAAAAAAGTGAATTACGGTATTATAGGCGGTTCGGCAGCTTTATTTTTTATTTGTCTTTTCGGGTTACGCCAACAAATACCCGTTCAAGATGAGCAGTGGATGAAAGCCATGATTCCGCACCACTCCTCAGCCATACTTACCAGTACCCGTGCTAACATCAGCGACCCCGAAGCTCGAAAACTTGCCACCGATATTATTGAAACCCAAAAGAAAGAAATAGCCGAAATGAAAGCGATACTAAAACGACTGGAAGCAGAGGAAGAATAG
- a CDS encoding aminopeptidase P family protein, giving the protein MKYHQIDRDLFIKNRKKFTAAMKPNSVAVFNSNDIYPISADSTMPFQQHRDIFYLSGVDQEESILLLFPDAPYENQREILFLKETNEHIAVWEGEKLTKERAFEVSGIKNVHWLQDFEKVLAELMTYSETIYINTNEHYRATVVTETREARFVKWWKEKYPAHQVAKSNPILQRIRSVKESEELDLIQKACDITEKGFRRILSFTKPGVMEYEIEAEFIHEFVRNRSKGFAYTPIVASGNNANVLHYIENNQQCNAGDLILLDVGAEYANYSSDMSRTIPVSGKFTARQKEVYNAVLRVKNEATKMLVPGTLWKQYHVEVGKLMTSELLGLGLLDKADVQNENPDWPAYKKYFMHGTSHHMGLDTHDYGLLYEPMQANMVFTVEPGIYIPNEGFGIRLEDDVVIQESGEPFNLMRNIPIEADEIEALMNQ; this is encoded by the coding sequence ATGAAATACCATCAAATAGACCGCGACCTGTTCATTAAAAACCGTAAAAAATTTACGGCTGCAATGAAACCCAACAGCGTGGCGGTATTTAACTCTAACGATATTTACCCAATTAGTGCCGATAGCACCATGCCTTTTCAGCAACACCGCGATATATTTTACCTGAGTGGAGTTGACCAAGAAGAAAGCATACTGTTACTTTTCCCAGATGCACCTTATGAAAACCAACGCGAAATACTTTTCTTAAAAGAGACCAACGAGCATATTGCCGTATGGGAAGGTGAGAAACTAACTAAAGAGCGCGCCTTTGAAGTTTCGGGTATAAAAAACGTACACTGGTTGCAAGATTTCGAAAAAGTACTTGCAGAGCTAATGACCTATAGCGAGACGATATACATTAACACCAACGAGCATTATCGTGCAACAGTAGTAACCGAAACCCGTGAAGCGCGTTTTGTAAAATGGTGGAAAGAGAAATATCCTGCACATCAGGTAGCTAAGAGCAACCCTATACTGCAACGCATACGCTCTGTAAAAGAAAGTGAAGAGCTAGACTTAATACAAAAAGCCTGCGATATTACCGAGAAAGGTTTCCGACGCATACTATCGTTTACCAAACCAGGTGTAATGGAGTATGAAATAGAAGCCGAGTTTATTCACGAGTTTGTACGTAACCGTTCTAAAGGCTTCGCCTATACGCCAATTGTGGCATCGGGTAACAATGCTAATGTATTACACTATATAGAGAACAACCAACAATGTAACGCGGGCGATCTTATCTTGCTTGACGTAGGTGCAGAGTATGCGAACTACTCTAGCGATATGAGCCGTACCATACCAGTATCGGGCAAATTTACAGCAAGGCAAAAAGAAGTATATAACGCTGTACTCCGCGTAAAAAACGAAGCTACAAAAATGCTTGTTCCGGGTACGCTATGGAAGCAGTACCACGTGGAAGTAGGTAAACTAATGACATCAGAACTATTAGGTCTTGGATTATTAGACAAAGCTGATGTGCAAAACGAAAACCCAGATTGGCCTGCCTATAAAAAATACTTTATGCACGGTACGTCGCACCACATGGGGCTAGACACACATGACTACGGGCTACTATACGAACCAATGCAGGCAAACATGGTGTTTACCGTAGAACCGGGTATTTATATCCCTAACGAAGGCTTTGGAATCCGTTTAGAAGATGATGTTGTAATACAAGAAAGCGGCGAGCCATTTAACCTGATGCGCAACATCCCTATCGAAGCTGATGAGATAGAGGCTTTAATGAATCAGTAA
- a CDS encoding hydroxymethylglutaryl-CoA synthase family protein, whose amino-acid sequence MKTGIDAITFDVAKLHLPIKTLAKARNIEPEKLEKGLGLLKMTLPDAHQDSVVFGANALTKLIQQTNLNPADIARIYVGTESGIDSAKPIGSYLVGLMEQRYGDGTLSHCDVTDMTFACIGGVDALQNCLDFVRLNPDKKAIVVTTDIAKYDLESTGEYTQGAGAVALLVSANPRIMAIDNHWAVSTKGVFDFFKPYRTLSKWHIMGNDFNDPWFGHLERVLEINKAQPIFDGQYSNQCYTDRTREAYLRFKELTQTKGSLYKNWESIIMHLPYAYQGRRMFAELFALDAETPLLTGTEPRSEQKEKIKTISKSTNYKAFVNQKLQPAEVASSLIGNLYTGSIFMGLLSTLTEHAAKDNDGNGKKFGFLAYGSGSKSKVFEGTLQQGWAEVVQKAQLFETLQQSHEIDFDTYLKLHKKEQRNSIQHPKNEWILERIEKETPNLYGARYYKWVE is encoded by the coding sequence ATGAAAACTGGAATAGACGCTATTACCTTTGATGTAGCAAAACTACACCTACCTATAAAAACACTTGCCAAAGCTCGAAATATAGAACCCGAAAAGCTCGAAAAAGGATTAGGGTTACTAAAAATGACATTGCCCGATGCCCATCAGGATAGCGTAGTTTTTGGAGCAAATGCACTTACAAAACTCATACAGCAAACCAACCTTAACCCTGCCGATATAGCCCGCATATATGTAGGTACAGAAAGCGGTATAGATAGTGCCAAGCCCATAGGCTCTTATCTTGTGGGACTGATGGAACAACGGTATGGCGATGGTACTCTTAGCCATTGCGATGTAACAGATATGACATTTGCCTGTATAGGCGGAGTAGATGCCCTGCAAAACTGCCTTGACTTTGTGCGCCTTAATCCTGACAAAAAAGCCATTGTAGTAACAACCGATATTGCCAAGTACGATTTAGAGTCAACAGGCGAATACACTCAAGGCGCAGGAGCAGTTGCGCTACTCGTTAGTGCTAACCCTCGCATTATGGCTATTGATAATCATTGGGCGGTGAGTACCAAAGGTGTTTTCGACTTCTTTAAACCCTACCGCACCTTGAGCAAATGGCACATTATGGGCAACGATTTTAACGACCCTTGGTTTGGACATTTAGAGCGTGTACTCGAAATAAATAAAGCACAACCCATTTTTGACGGACAGTACAGCAACCAATGTTATACCGACCGTACCCGCGAAGCCTACCTCAGGTTTAAAGAGCTTACGCAGACCAAAGGTTCGCTTTACAAAAATTGGGAGAGCATTATTATGCACCTGCCCTACGCCTACCAAGGGCGCAGGATGTTTGCCGAGCTTTTTGCCCTTGATGCCGAAACGCCCCTGCTGACAGGCACTGAACCCCGAAGCGAACAAAAGGAAAAAATAAAAACAATAAGCAAAAGTACCAATTATAAAGCATTTGTAAACCAAAAATTGCAACCTGCCGAAGTAGCCTCATCACTTATAGGTAACCTATATACAGGCTCTATATTTATGGGACTACTAAGTACGCTTACCGAGCACGCTGCAAAAGACAACGACGGCAACGGTAAAAAGTTCGGATTTTTGGCTTACGGCAGTGGTTCAAAATCAAAAGTGTTTGAAGGTACATTACAACAAGGCTGGGCAGAAGTAGTGCAAAAAGCACAGCTTTTTGAAACCCTGCAACAAAGCCATGAAATAGATTTTGATACCTACTTGAAACTACACAAAAAAGAGCAACGCAATAGCATACAGCATCCTAAAAACGAATGGATTTTAGAACGTATCGAGAAAGAAACGCCAAACCTTTATGGCGCGCGGTATTATAAGTGGGTGGAGTAG
- a CDS encoding ChaN family lipoprotein, producing the protein MKLYYTLTALVLCVFMNAQDKQPYQLYTKNGKKVTYKKLLKASAKADVVLFGEHHNDALIHWLQLELTKDLAEDNELVLGAEMIEADNQTQLNQYLKGEIDQKAFDTVARLWNNHKTDYKPLVDFAKEKQVSFIATNIPRRYASMVFKKGFPVLDTLPDNEKAWIAPLPIAYDATLPGYVKMLEMMGGHGGDNLPKAQAVKDATMAYFIAQNLKPNTVFIHYNGTYHSDNFEGINWYLKRNKPEVKIITIAAVSQKDISKLEEEYLQTADFILVVDEDMTKTY; encoded by the coding sequence ATGAAATTATATTATACTCTTACGGCGCTTGTACTATGTGTTTTTATGAATGCGCAAGACAAACAACCGTATCAGCTTTATACCAAAAATGGTAAAAAAGTAACTTATAAAAAATTATTGAAAGCTTCGGCTAAAGCCGATGTTGTACTCTTTGGTGAGCATCATAACGATGCGCTTATTCACTGGTTGCAACTGGAACTTACTAAAGATTTAGCTGAAGATAACGAATTGGTGCTGGGTGCCGAGATGATTGAAGCGGATAATCAAACACAGCTTAACCAATACCTAAAAGGAGAAATAGACCAAAAGGCGTTTGATACTGTAGCACGACTTTGGAATAATCATAAAACGGATTATAAGCCGCTTGTAGATTTTGCTAAAGAAAAACAGGTTAGCTTTATAGCCACTAATATTCCGCGTCGCTATGCTAGTATGGTGTTCAAAAAAGGATTTCCTGTATTAGATACTTTGCCAGATAACGAAAAAGCATGGATAGCACCACTACCTATTGCCTATGATGCTACCTTGCCTGGTTATGTAAAGATGCTGGAAATGATGGGTGGTCATGGTGGCGATAACTTGCCAAAAGCTCAAGCAGTAAAAGATGCTACTATGGCATATTTTATAGCACAAAATTTAAAACCTAATACTGTTTTTATCCATTATAACGGAACGTACCATAGTGATAATTTTGAAGGGATTAACTGGTATTTAAAACGCAATAAGCCCGAAGTAAAAATTATTACTATTGCCGCTGTGTCGCAAAAAGATATCAGTAAGCTGGAAGAAGAGTACCTACAAACAGCAGATTTTATATTGGTAGTGGATGAGGATATGACCAAGACATATTAA
- a CDS encoding succinate dehydrogenase cytochrome b subunit: MAKSALLKSSLGKKYWMALTGLFLCLFLTGHLLGNLQLLSSGKDAALHFNQYALFMTSNPAVKLLSYLTYLSILFHAIDGILLAVQNRKARPIQYANNKPQANTIWASRNMAVLGTIILVFIVTHMVNFWAKMHFDEKMPLQTTTINAGGMPQEFYITTDGSYLSKAQVDQGAIEIKNRTEFYDTAAGVKVKDGYKDLYKITVAFFKNPDYGLIASILYALAMVVLGFHLYHGFGSAFQSMGANNPKYTPFIKNFGKAFSIVVPLLFAIIPLYIHFIL; the protein is encoded by the coding sequence ATGGCAAAATCTGCGCTATTAAAGTCTTCGCTAGGCAAAAAGTACTGGATGGCTTTAACAGGTTTATTTTTGTGTCTTTTCTTAACGGGACACTTATTAGGTAACCTTCAGTTGCTTTCAAGCGGTAAGGATGCAGCACTACACTTTAACCAGTATGCATTGTTTATGACAAGCAATCCTGCTGTAAAACTACTGTCTTACCTTACTTATCTATCTATTTTATTTCATGCTATAGATGGTATATTGCTAGCGGTACAAAACCGAAAAGCAAGACCAATACAGTATGCTAACAACAAGCCACAAGCCAATACTATTTGGGCTTCTAGAAACATGGCAGTACTAGGTACTATTATTTTGGTATTTATAGTTACACACATGGTAAACTTTTGGGCAAAGATGCACTTTGACGAAAAAATGCCACTACAAACTACTACTATAAATGCAGGAGGTATGCCACAAGAGTTTTACATTACTACAGATGGTTCATACCTATCAAAAGCTCAAGTAGATCAAGGAGCTATAGAAATAAAAAACAGAACAGAGTTTTATGATACTGCTGCAGGGGTAAAAGTAAAAGATGGTTATAAAGATCTTTACAAAATTACTGTAGCTTTCTTTAAAAACCCTGATTATGGTTTAATAGCTTCTATACTATATGCACTAGCTATGGTGGTACTTGGTTTTCACTTGTATCATGGTTTTGGCAGTGCGTTTCAGTCTATGGGTGCAAATAACCCTAAGTACACACCATTTATTAAAAATTTCGGAAAAGCTTTCTCAATAGTAGTACCACTACTATTTGCTATCATTCCGTTATATATTCATTTCATACTTTAA
- a CDS encoding fumarate reductase/succinate dehydrogenase flavoprotein subunit, with product MALDSKIPNGPIADKWTDYKDHINLVNPANKRNIDVIVVGTGLAGGSAAATLAELGYNVKAFCFQDSPRRAHSIAAQGGINAAKNYQGDGDSSFRLFYDTVKGGDYRAREANVHRLAELSANIIDQCVAQGVPLAREYGGLLDNRSFGGVLVSRTFYAKGQTGQQLLLGAYSAMNRQIGRGKIQMYNRHEMLDVVVVGGKARGIIARNLITGEIERHSAHAVVIASGGYGNVFFLSTNAMGSNATAAWKVHKKGAYFANPCYTQIHPTCIPVSGDHQSKLTLMSESLRNDGRIWVPKNIEDAQAIREGRLKPTELAEADRDYYLERRYPSFGNLVPRDVASRAAKERCDAGYGVNKTGEAVYLDFASAIQRYGKEQARIKDLDDNDDALVKKLGTEVIENKYGNLFQMYEKIVDENPYQTPMMIYPAVHYTMGGVWVDYNLMTTIEGCYAIGEANFSDHGANRLGASALMQGLADGYFVLPYTIGDYLSKDIRTGAISTDLPEFEEAEKNVRGQLERLINNNGKHSVDHFHKRLGKIMWDKVGMARNAQGLTEAISEIAALREEFYNDVKVPGDMNGFNQELEKAMRVADFLELGELFAKDALHRNESCGGHFREEYQTEEGEAQRDDENFAYVAAWEYKGKPSEAVLHKEDLVFDNVKLVQRSYK from the coding sequence ATGGCTTTAGATTCTAAAATACCAAACGGACCCATTGCTGATAAATGGACCGATTATAAAGACCACATTAACCTTGTAAACCCTGCCAACAAGCGTAACATAGATGTTATTGTTGTAGGTACAGGACTTGCAGGAGGCTCTGCTGCGGCTACACTTGCCGAGCTGGGGTATAACGTAAAAGCATTTTGTTTTCAAGATTCTCCACGACGTGCACACTCTATTGCTGCACAGGGAGGTATAAACGCAGCTAAGAACTATCAAGGTGATGGTGACTCTAGCTTCAGATTATTTTATGATACTGTAAAAGGTGGTGACTACCGTGCGCGTGAAGCAAACGTTCACCGTCTTGCTGAGCTTTCGGCTAATATTATCGACCAGTGTGTGGCACAAGGTGTACCATTGGCAAGAGAATATGGCGGATTGTTAGATAACCGTTCTTTTGGTGGGGTACTAGTTTCTCGTACTTTTTATGCAAAAGGACAAACAGGACAACAATTACTATTAGGTGCATACTCTGCTATGAACCGCCAAATAGGTCGTGGTAAAATACAAATGTATAACCGCCACGAAATGCTAGATGTAGTAGTAGTAGGTGGTAAAGCAAGAGGTATTATTGCTAGAAACCTTATAACGGGTGAAATAGAAAGACATTCGGCACATGCTGTAGTAATAGCATCTGGAGGTTATGGTAATGTATTCTTCCTTTCTACAAACGCTATGGGTAGTAATGCTACCGCAGCTTGGAAAGTGCATAAAAAAGGAGCATATTTTGCTAATCCTTGTTATACACAAATTCACCCAACCTGTATTCCAGTATCGGGTGACCATCAATCAAAATTAACCCTAATGTCAGAGTCATTACGTAATGACGGACGTATATGGGTACCTAAAAATATAGAGGATGCACAAGCTATTCGCGAAGGCAGACTTAAACCTACAGAGCTTGCTGAAGCTGACAGAGATTACTACCTAGAAAGAAGATACCCATCTTTTGGTAACCTTGTACCTCGTGATGTTGCATCGCGTGCAGCAAAAGAAAGATGTGATGCTGGTTATGGTGTAAACAAAACAGGCGAGGCTGTTTATCTTGACTTTGCTTCGGCAATACAGCGTTATGGTAAAGAGCAGGCAAGAATAAAAGATCTTGATGATAATGATGATGCTTTAGTGAAAAAACTAGGTACAGAAGTTATTGAGAACAAATATGGTAACCTGTTCCAGATGTATGAGAAAATTGTAGATGAAAATCCGTATCAAACCCCAATGATGATATACCCTGCGGTACACTATACCATGGGAGGTGTTTGGGTAGACTATAACCTTATGACTACTATAGAGGGTTGCTACGCTATTGGTGAGGCAAACTTCTCAGATCACGGTGCTAACCGTCTTGGTGCTTCGGCATTAATGCAAGGTCTTGCCGATGGTTATTTTGTATTACCATACACAATTGGCGATTACTTGTCTAAAGATATTCGTACTGGTGCAATCTCTACCGATTTACCAGAATTTGAAGAGGCAGAGAAAAACGTAAGAGGACAGTTAGAGCGTTTAATAAACAATAATGGTAAGCATAGTGTAGACCACTTCCATAAACGTTTAGGTAAAATTATGTGGGATAAAGTAGGTATGGCGCGTAATGCACAAGGACTTACTGAAGCCATTAGCGAAATTGCCGCACTACGTGAGGAGTTTTATAATGATGTAAAAGTACCAGGCGATATGAATGGTTTTAACCAAGAGCTAGAAAAAGCAATGCGAGTTGCCGATTTTCTTGAGCTTGGAGAGCTATTTGCTAAAGATGCGTTACACAGAAACGAATCGTGTGGTGGTCACTTTAGAGAAGAATATCAAACTGAAGAAGGTGAAGCACAACGTGATGATGAAAATTTTGCTTATGTAGCTGCTTGGGAGTATAAAGGAAAACCAAGCGAAGCAGTGCTTCATAAAGAAGACCTTGTTTTTGATAATGTTAAACTAGTACAACGTAGCTATAAATAA